The window GACGTCGTCTCGCCACCTTCTGAACCTGACTCTCCACTGGCACCGTCCCTTCTAACGTAAACACGTTCAGGGCTCTCCCGTCGGCGAACACCCTTGCCTTTTCACACTAGTGCCCATCGTGTTCCTCTCCTTTCAtccggacttttttttttcctttaacgtttgtttgtttttgagagagagacagagtatgagctgggaaggggtggggagagagggagacagaatccgaagcagactccaggctctgagctgtcagcgcagatctcgacgtggggctcgagcccacgaaccgtgagatcatgacctgagccgaagtcgggtgcttaaccgactgagccacccaggcgcccctaagactttttttttttaaagaagcagcaGATTCATTGATCAGCTCACCACCTGGCGGCTTCTCCTGCCACAGTCTGTTGTCACAGGTCACCTGCGACCACCTAATTGTCCCAGGAGACACTTTCCAGGCGGCCCTTTCTAATTCTCTCTGCCGATGCCGTGCTGACTCTTCTAGAACATGGTTCCAGTTCTTTCCTCCTTCACtagcctttctttctcttgtcgGTGGGCCCCTCTTTCCTCTACTCACCCCTTTATCGTTAGGGTCCAGCAGGAAGCCACTCACTCGGATTGGGATAAGTGAGGAAGGTTACTTGCAAAGAGGTTAATGACACGgtggaggtgtgggcagggtgtCGAGGAGCCTGGGGATCCAGCCCCGGAGGGGTCGTTGCCCAGGCCTCAGGAGACGGGAGGCGGGAGAGGGCATTGAACCTGGGCCGTGAGAAGATTGGGTGGCAGAGAAGCGCTGCCGTCTGGTTGAGGGACGCCGGCCCCAGGTGGCCTCATGGGGAGGGACCAGGGGAACAGACACCCTGACCTTACTCCTCCCCGCTCTGGTCTCCCGTGGGGGCTCCCCATCGGCGGAGCACAGCCGGAAGCGGGGGGCCCCCTGACGTTTGCCGCAGAGCTTAGCcttgtggggcgggggggggggggggaagctctggagggaaagaagagatcaCCGGGGTGGTCTTCAGAGTCAGCCCGGGCTCTCCAGGTTTCTGTGCGTCTGCGGCCACTCGCACCCTCCTCACGCCCCCTGCGCCGGGCACCGTCAGCTCCGGGGCTCTGGGCTAACCAGGCTTTAGACCAGGACCTCTTAATGGATTCCTGGATGATACTCTGTATGGGAGTTTTGAAACGTCTCTTGTGCAAAACAGAGTTCCTCCGTCCCCCTCCCTCCTAAACTAGCTGCTCCTGCAGTCTCCCCAGCCTCGGGGGCACCGTTTCTGACATAAAGGGAGACCCGGGCGTCACCTTggactcctccctcttccctccacctgTATCCACTCCAGCCACCTCTTACGGGATCGGACCTCCAAACCACTTGTCCAGCTGGCCTCCGCTTCACTCCCTCTACTGTTGCTGCCCTGGTGAGGTCGCGTGCCCCTCGCCTTGGTGACGGCCTCCAccttctccctgctctccccGTGCCCAGGCCCGCTGCCTTCTAGTCGGTCCACTAATTGGCCGTTAGCGTGCCTCTGCCTGAGAGCTCATCTGACCACGGGCCGTGTCACTGCTCGGCTTAGAAACCGTTCCACGACCCTGCCTTGTCTTTAGGCGAAAGTCCCATAGCTGCGCGTTCCCCCTGGAGAATCGCCCTCCGCAGTGAACACGTTTACTGGCGGAGGCCTGCGCTCCTCAGGTTGGCTGTGGGGCATAGCTCGGTGCCCTGGACCAAGGACCAGTGCAGCATCACCTCCGGTGAACATCTGGAAGGAGGCTAGCCCGTTCTCCTAGCGTTTGGAGCTCAGTCCAGTGACAGGGACAGCTAAAtccccagggcctttgtattAGGCAGACGTAGGTTTGGCTttgtaaaaccaaaacaaaaagccataATGGCTTAAGGGAGGGGAACGCTTGTTTCCCTCTTAGATAAGTAAGTCCAGAGGCAGGCATTCCACGGCTGGCCTGTCAGCTCCGAGGAGTCGTCAGGGACCCAGAGCCTTCTGGCTCTGGTCTGGCCGTAGGGTAAGCTGGTGTGCTCGCGTCCCAGAGGGCGCTCTGCCCCACGCACAGCGTGGAAACGCGAAGAAATGCATCCCTCACCCCTAAGGAGACTTCCCAGAGCCCCGTGTACTTTTGTCTGCATTTTACTGTCACACCTGCCAGAATTTGGTCACGTGCCCACACCCAGCCGCAAAGAAAGCTGAAGAATGTATTTCTTTAGTTAGATTCCTTGCTATGCTAAATGAATTCATTATTCTGTTGCTGATGAGGTAGGCAAGAATAGATATCGGGTAATAACTAAAACTTTTGCCACAGGCTCTTAGTTTAAAAAGTATAGGCCTTGAGATCTAAAAAAGCATTAGGAAACTCCTATAAAGAGGCCATTTATAAACCAATCTGTAGAAACAAAGAACATTGCTATATATAAAGACAACAACCAGTTACGAAATGTAAGAAAACTCACGAAGAGGGAAGACGTACAACAGAGATGTgatggatataaaaacaaaaacatcaggaTACGTTTGGGAATTTTACAGAATTGTACTAAAATTGATCTGGAGAAGTAGGAGTGTGGACAGGAAGCGTCTGGAAAAGAAGACTGAGACAGAACTTTGTCCAACATGGTGAAGAGTCCAGTAAAGAAAGCTACAGTAGGTTGAGGCTCTGGTACCAGGGAAGGATTAGACAGGTCCTGGAAGTATATGGCGTCTAGACGTTGACCCCAACGTCGACCTCTGGGCTGTGGCACGGCAGCATCTCGCATCAGTAGGGAAGAGAACGGTAGGGCTGGACGCAACGCGCTGACCGTCTGGAGAGGATTAAGCTGCACACATCTCCACCCGATGTCAGCGAGCCAGGAGGACTTCCTTTGGTTCTGGGGCTGGCCCAGCCACTGTCCCCTTTTGGATGGTCAGCCCCGGTTTCCAGTGCCCCGTAGCGTAGACCTGGTGAGCGCCGCCGGGCTGCACTAAGGAGGGTTCCTCCCTCAACCCCACACTTAACTTGTGTCACTTGGTCCTTtccgccccctgccccagccttttCCGTAGACCCACCTAGAAACGCGGCCGCCTTCCCCGTGTACCTTCCTTCCCAACCTCCGCAGCCTCTGCAGGCGGCTGTCCCGAAGCATCCCTTTACCGGCCACACCCGatttctgccctcccctctcctcctctgccgGTTCGGCCAGTGTCTGCCGTGCGTTTAGTGCGGCCGCCGGCCTCCCAAGCCCCTGTCTTCCGCGTCGGGGCGCCCTGTCCTCTCGCCAGACCCTCGGGCTGGAGCTCCCGGCCGCACCAGCTTCGGCCACTTCACGTGCCTGCCCTCTGTCATTTCAGATCGTGACATGGGGACTGAGCACACGGAGGTCATTCCCAAGGAGGAAGTTTGTGAAGAGCCCGAGCCCCCCGGGGCGGCCGACGAGGGCCGGCAGTTCGGAGCGGACGCGCGGGCGCGGCCCCCGGGAGGGTCCGTGGACGCGAGCGTGGCGCCCGGGTCTTCTCGGGGCGGTGGCGTCGCGTCGGGGCTGATGACCGTCAAGAGGTCCCCGTCCAGCGAGAGGCTGCAGGAGGACCCGCCTCCGCCACCGGGGGCCCCCGCGCCGCAGAGGAGCCCCGTGCGGGAGAAGCCCCACACGTGCCGGGAGTGCGGGAAGGCCTTCAACCAGAACTCGCACCTGACGCAGCACCTGCGCGTGCACAGCGGCGAGAAGCCCTTCCAGTGCGGCGAGTGCGGGAAGCCGTTCGGGACCAACTCCAGCCTCCGGCGGCACCTGCGCATCCACGCGGGCGAGAAGCCGTTCGCGTGCACCGAGTGCGGCAAGGCGTTCATCCAGAGCTCGCACCTGGTGCACCACCACCGCATCCACACCGGGGAGCGGCCCTACCGCTGCGGCGAGTGCGGCAAGGCCTTCAGCCAGAACTCGGCCCTGCTGCTGCACCAGCGCATCCACACCGGCGAGAAGCCGTACGCGTGCAACGAGTGCGGCAAGGCGTTCCGCGTGAGCTCGCAGCTCATCCAGCACCAGCGCATCCACACGGAGGAGCGCTACCACGAGTGCGGCGAGTGCGGCAAGGCCTTCAAGCACAGTTCGGGCCTCATCCGCCACCAGAAGATCCACACCGGCGAGAAGCCCTACCTGTGCGGCGAGTGCGGCAAGGGCTTCGGCCAGAGCTCCGAGCTCATCCGGCACCAGCGCATCCACACGGGCGACAAGCCGTACGAGTGCAGCGAGTGCGGGAAGACCTTCGGCCAGAACTCGGAGATCATCCGGCACGTGAGGATCCACACGGGCGAGAAGCCGTACGTGTGCGGCGAGTGCGGGAAGGCCTTCCGCGGCAACTCGGAGCTGCTGCGCCACGAGCGCATCCACACGGGCGAGAAGCCGTTCGAGTGCCCCGAGTGCGGGAAGGCCTTCCGGCGGACCTCGCACCTCACGGTGCACCGGCGCATCCACCGCGGCGACAAGCCGCACCAGTGCGCCGAGTGCGCGCGCACCTTCTGGGACGGCTCGGAGCTGCTGCTCCACCGGAAGGTgcacacgggcgagaagccgTACGAGTGCGACCGCTGCGGGAAGCCGTTCGGCCAGCTGTCGCAGCTGGCGCTCCACCAGCGGACGCACACGGGCGAGAGGCCGTACGAGTGCCAGCAGTGCTCCCGGACCTTCAGCAGGAGCTCGCACCTGCTGCGGCACCAGAGCGTGCACTGCGCGCAGTGAGCCCGCGCCGGCCGgcgcgcccccgccgcccctGCCGCGGGGCCGGCTGGAGAGGAGGGCGCGCTGCTGCGGCCTGTGCGC is drawn from Panthera uncia isolate 11264 chromosome E1, Puncia_PCG_1.0, whole genome shotgun sequence and contains these coding sequences:
- the ZFP3 gene encoding zinc finger protein 3 homolog, with product MGTEHTEVIPKEEVCEEPEPPGAADEGRQFGADARARPPGGSVDASVAPGSSRGGGVASGLMTVKRSPSSERLQEDPPPPPGAPAPQRSPVREKPHTCRECGKAFNQNSHLTQHLRVHSGEKPFQCGECGKPFGTNSSLRRHLRIHAGEKPFACTECGKAFIQSSHLVHHHRIHTGERPYRCGECGKAFSQNSALLLHQRIHTGEKPYACNECGKAFRVSSQLIQHQRIHTEERYHECGECGKAFKHSSGLIRHQKIHTGEKPYLCGECGKGFGQSSELIRHQRIHTGDKPYECSECGKTFGQNSEIIRHVRIHTGEKPYVCGECGKAFRGNSELLRHERIHTGEKPFECPECGKAFRRTSHLTVHRRIHRGDKPHQCAECARTFWDGSELLLHRKVHTGEKPYECDRCGKPFGQLSQLALHQRTHTGERPYECQQCSRTFSRSSHLLRHQSVHCAQ